A stretch of DNA from Arachis hypogaea cultivar Tifrunner chromosome 19, arahy.Tifrunner.gnm2.J5K5, whole genome shotgun sequence:
GTGAGAAAGATTTACATGTCTACAAAAGTTTTTTTGGTAAACGAAACAGATCCAGAAGtttcttttctgatttttcttttttcgGAGATTAGCTTTCTCTATTGTGCCGGCAAGGACTCGTGCCGCCACGACTCAGTGAAATCGGCCGAGTCACAATATACATCAGAGTGATCGAAAAGGCCATCAAAAGCTACGTAATCAGTGTTGCTCTCATAAGCAAACCCGTTTTCAAAACCAAACGAGTCGTAACTCGGGATCCGATCCTCAAATTCCCATAACTCGCCTATTCCGGACGAGTCAGACGAAACACGTACCAACTCAGCCGCAGCGTCCTCACCGTTCTCCTCCAGCACCACCAAGGAGTTCCCCGGCGGCGGAAGGCCAAGCTCGTCGTCAGAAGCCTCCTGAAGGTAACCGATCTGAGGCTGAGACTCGCCGGAATCTGACGTCACAGGGAACGGAGCTGGCGAGGGAGACGCGGAAATCTCCTCTTGCAAGCTCCTCATGACGGAGTCAAGATCCTGAGTGGAAGGCGCTTCGTCGGCGTCGTTGAAGAACTCGAGTAAATCGTCCCTGAGTCGCTTCGCCTCGGGCGATTCCAGCACTGAGTCGTCCGAGTCACAACGGACCCTCTTTTTGCCACTCGTATCTTCCATAATAGTAATAAAATAAGAAGCCCAAAACGGTAGCGTTTTAGAACCAATAAGAAATATGAACTAAATAAACTTTAGCTGCCTATCTGGTGGTGTTTGAAAGAGGGTTGACACGGTGCATTGCGTTGTGGTGGCGATGAGATCTGAGAGGGGCTTATATATAATGGGGACaatagagagagaaaaagcaagagaGAGATAGGAAGACCTGTGAAGAAAAGTTGAGTGAAGAGTTGTAATGATGCTGACGCGACGCAGGCGCGTGGGGACCAAATTCTTGGCCCATCACACACATTGATTTGCCTTTTTGTACCCATGTTTCTCATTTCTGGTTTCCTCCGGtgcaaattaataaataaaatttaaagaaaatggtGGCTActtttttccatttttaaagCATTAAGTTGGGTTGAATTCGAAGTTGGAGTCCGGACCATTGGCGTTGAGTAATTATTATTAGACTATTTGTTAAAACCTAAAGTATaattgtatattttattattgtattctcatctacaggatacttcttttcttttttaaattgaaaatttaaagtaaaaacaatttttttaccaattttgttaggaaattaattttttaactaacaatcaatttttattaagaaaataaagaaaagaataaatgttaaataattgttagataaaaaaaataattcttactTGATATGAGATgtagaaaattattttgaaatattatttttttatatatttatagaggtgtgcttatttcttttttttttctttttttttttaagtaattatCACCGAGCATCTAGTACTCTCACGTAGGCGGGGGCCCATTTGCCTAGTCAGTCAATGACAGTTTCACGGCTTCGTTGCTTTAGTAGGATCGATTCGGGgctgtttctttctttttgtttgttaGGTAGGAATAGGAAAATTCCACATTGCGGGTTAAGTCTGAGGGCGTTTCGGGAAGGAAACTTGcttgttgtttatttttattaaattgatgAGATTTGATTTTGATTAGACTTGAAAATTGCATTCTAAATCCCAAACAGGTGGTGTGACTCAGCAGAAAAGATTTCGTGGAATATGTAGATAAAAGCTTCGTGGGAACGACCAAACGAGTGGGTTGAATAATGGAGTGTTCTGAACGTCAATAATGTTGCATTAAAAACCTTTACGATAATGCATTCCAATATCACTGCCTCAATCAATGGGAGACATCATCTCTTCTCggctaatttttttaaagatggaAGAAAATGCAATCCGGTGTAATAGTTAGTTggtgtattattttaatataaaagttattttatttttaaaaatcttaattaaAAATTAGACTTTTAGTTTTGAGgagtaataaaatttataaaaaaatttgacagTTAAATTTTATGGTACacaaattaaaagattttatttatgttgaaataatttctttttaatcGTAAA
This window harbors:
- the LOC112776141 gene encoding uncharacterized protein — translated: MEDTSGKKRVRCDSDDSVLESPEAKRLRDDLLEFFNDADEAPSTQDLDSVMRSLQEEISASPSPAPFPVTSDSGESQPQIGYLQEASDDELGLPPPGNSLVVLEENGEDAAAELVRVSSDSSGIGELWEFEDRIPSYDSFGFENGFAYESNTDYVAFDGLFDHSDVYCDSADFTESWRHESLPAQ